CCGCTGTCGCTGACCCGGGTCGCCGACCTGCTGGCCGTGCTGGGCGCGCCGTCGCCGGCCCGGTCGCGCATCGGCCGCTCCGGCACGGTGTTCAAGACCAGCCCGTCCGGCGGCGGGCGGCACCCGGTCGAGCTGTACGCGCACGTGCGCGACGTGGAGGTGCTGGCACCCGGCTGGTACCACTACGACGGGCTGGCGCACGCCCTGGAGCCGCTGGGCGTGGCCTGGGACCAGGACGAGATGGCGCGCGCGGCGGGCGACCAGGACTGGGTGGGGCGGGCACCGCTGGTGATCGCCTACACCGGCGTGCTCGAACGGACGAGTTGGCGATATGACACCGCCCGCGCGTACCGCGTTGTGCAAATGGATGTGGGCCATCTGTCCCAAACCGCATATCTGGTTGCTACGGCTATGGGTTTTGGTATCGGCTTCACCGCAGCATTGCGGGATGAGCTCCTCGAAGAAGCTCTCCGGTGTGATGCTTATCACGAAGCTGTACTCGGCATGAGCGCTGTGGGTCCATTACCCGAATGAGCGCAATAGCGGATCGCATTGAGCCGTGCGGGGGACTTCTATCGAACCTGCCCCACGAACGCTCGGTAACGGCTTAAGCTCCCCGCTGCCCCCGTAGCCCAATCGGAAGAGGCAGGCTCCTTAAAAGAGTCACAGTACGGGTTCGAATCCCGTCGGGGGCACGTCCGGCGCCGCTCGGGGTTTCACCCGTCTGCCGCGTGGGCAGGGCGGACGCACGCGGCGGGGGACCCCGGACCGGAGTCCCCCCGGCGCGTCAGGACAGCTCCCGCACCCAGGCCGTGACGACGTCGTCGAGCACGGCCAGCGGCAGCGGGCCGCCTCCCAGCAGCAGGTCGTGGAAGGCCCGGACGTCGAACCGCCCGCCCAGCGCGCCCTCGGCCGCGGCCCGGAGCCGCTGGATCTCCAGCCTGCCCACCATGTACGACAGCGCCTGCGCGGGCGCGGCGATGTACCGGTCGACCTCGTTCTCGACCTCCACCCGCGCCATCGGCGTGTGCTCCAGCAGGTAGTCCACGGCCCGCTGCCTGCTCCAGCCGTGCGCGTGCAGCCCGGTGTCGACCACGAGCCGCCCGGCGCGCATCGAGTCCAGCGCGAGCATGCCCAGCCGCGCCACGTCCGAGGAGTACAGGCCCATCTCGTCGGCCAGCCGCTCGGTGTAGAGGCCCCAGCCCTCGGTGTAGGCGTTGACCACCGCGAACCGGCGCAGCGCGGGCAGCTCGGTCAGCTGCTGGGCGAGGCAGAACTGGAAGTGGTGCCCCGGCACCGCCTCGTGGAAGGCGGTCGCCTCGGCCTGGTAGCGGAACCGCTCCTCGACGCGGTGGGTGTTGGCGAAGTACGTGCCGGGCCGCGCGCCGTCCAGCGACGGCGGCGCGTAGAACGCCATGGGCTGGCCGGGCGCGTCGGCCTCGGGCACCGGCTCGACCCGGCAGACCTGGCCGGGCAGCCGCCCGAACCACCGGGGCGCGGCACCCTCGGCGCGGGCCACGGCCTCGCGGGCGGCGCCCAGCAGCTCCTCGGCCGAGCCCCAGCGCAGTTCCGGGTCGGTGCGCATCCGCCGGAACACCTCGGCCACGTCGCCGGTGCCGAACACCCGCTCCCCGACCTCGGCGTACTCCTCGGCCAGCGCGGCGACCAGGTCCAGGCCGGTCCGGTGCAGCTCCTCGGGGGTGCGGGAGGTCGTGGTGTGGAAGCGGGTCAGCGCCGCGTACACCTCCTCGCCGCCGGGCAGCAGGCCGACCCCCACCCGGTCCTCCGGGCGGCCCGCCAGGCTCGCCAGGACGTCCCGGTAGGCGGCGACCGCGGGCCGCACGACCGAGGCCAGCAGCCGGTCGCGCCGCGCGGTGAACGCCTCGCCCCCCTGCGGCCGGGCCAGCGGGTCCTCGGCGGCGCCCAGGTAGCGGTCCAGGTGGGCCACGGCGTTGTCCACCAGGTGCCGCACGGGGGTGCGGCCCGCCGCCGCGCCCTCCAGGTGCCGCTCGGCGACGGTGCGCAGGTAGGTCGGGATCGCGGCCAGCCGGTCCAGGTACGCCTGCTCGGAGTCCGGCCCGGACGGCACGGTCATCGGCAGGACGGTCAGCGCCTCGCTCGCGGGCGCCACGTACAGGTCGGTGACGGTGTACTCGACCTGGCGGGCGTCGAGCCAGTCCACCAGCGCCCCGGCCTGCTGCACGACCACCGCCCTGGTCACCGGGTCGTCGTCGGCGGGCAGGGCGCGCGCCCGTTCGGCGATGTCGAGCGCCAGGGCCCGCTGCGATTCCTCGGCCGCGCGGGAGTGGTCGGCGAGCAGGTGGTCGTAACCGGTGACACCCACGACCGTGGCGCCGACCGGTGAGTTGCGGAAGATCAGGTCCAGCAGTTCGTCGGCCAACTCGGCGGTCGTCGCCATCCATGCCCCCGGGGGTTCGTAGTCGGACACATGGTACTTAGCCTAAGAAACGATTTATACCGCTTCCAAATAGGTCAGCACGGCCAGCACGCGCCGGTTGTCGTCCTCGGACAACGGCAGGTCCAACTTGCCGAAGATGTTCGCGATGTGTTTGCCGATCGCTTTCTCGGTGACGAACAGCCGCGCGGCGATCGCGGCGTTGGAACGGCCCTCCGCCATCAGGGCCAGCACTTCCCGCTCGCGCGGCGTCAGGGTGCCCAGGGACCGGTCGCGCGCACCGCGCGCGAGCAGCTGGGTGACCACCTCCGGGTCCATCGCGGTGCCGCCCGAGGCCACCCGCCGGACCGCGTCCACGAACCGCCGCACGTCCGACACCCGGTCCTTGAGCAGGTACCCCACGCCGCCCGCCCGGTCGGACAGCAGCTCCCGCGCGTACAGCTGCTCGACGTACTGCGACAGCACCAGCACCGGCAGGCCCGGCACGCGCCGGCGCGCCGTGATCGCGGCCCGCAGCCCCTCGTCGGTGAACGTCGGCGGCAGCCGCACGTCGACCACCGCCACGTCCGGGCGGTGGGCGACGAGGGCGTCGAGCAGCGCGGGACCGGAGTCGACCGCCTCCACGACGTCGAAGTCGTGGGCCCGCAGCAGCCGGATCAGGCCGTCCCGGAGGAGGACGAGGTCTTCACCGAGGACAACGCGCACGGCAGCTCCATGGTCACGATGGTCGGCCCGCCCACCGGGCTCGCGACGCCGAGTGTGCCGTCGAACGCGCCCAGCCTGCGCTCGACCCCGAGCAGCCCGCCGCCCTCGGTGGGCACCGCGCCGCCGCGCCCGTCGTCGCCGATCATCAGGGCCAGCCGGCCGCCCTCGTGCCGCACCCGCACCCACGCGCCGGTCGCGCCGCTGTGCTTGGCCACGTTGGTCAGCGCCTCGGCCACCGCGAAGTAGGCGGCCGACTCCACCGGCGGCTCCGGCCGACCGGCCAGCTCCAGGTCGACCGACACCGGCAGCGGGTGGGCCAGCGCCAGCGCCCGCAGCGCGCCGTCCAGGCCCCGGTCGGCCAGCACCGGCGGGTGGATGCCGCGCACCAGGCCGCGCAGCTCGGCCAGCGCCAGCGACGACGACTCGCGCGCCTCGGCCAGCAGCTCCCGGGCCGCCTCCGGGTCGCGCGCCATCAGCTCCTCGGCCATGCCCAGGCTCATCCCGAGCGAGACCAGCCTGGCCTGCGCCCCGTCGTGCAGGTCGCGCTCGATGCGCCGCAGCTCGGCGGCCCGCGCGTCGACCGCGTCGGCCCGCGAGTCGGCCAGCTCCCGGACGCGGTCGGTCAGCGCGGCGCGGGCGCCGGGCGCGAGCAGCCACCGCGCGACCCGCGCGTGCAGGTGCTCGACGCGGTCGGTGGCCCACCAGGCGAGCACCAGGTAGGCGACGCCGAGCAGCGGCGCGAGCACCACGTTCCCGGGGGTGTCGGCGTCGATCAGGCTGTACTCGACCTCCCGGGCGCCGTTCAGCCACAGCAGCGGTGCGGCGAACCCGAACGCGCCGCCCAGCCACAGCGCGAGCGGCAGCACCCCGCACAGCGTCCCGACCACGGCGTTGACCGGCAGGAACGCCAGGTCCCGCCACGTCGCCGGGTCGGTGGCGACGGTGCGCACGCGGGTCATCGGGCCGCGGTTGGCGGGCCGCCGGTAGGGCGACGGGATGCCGGTGCCCAGCACGCCCGCCGCCCAGCCGCGGTGGTGCCCGGTGTAGCGGCGGGCCAGGGCGGTGGACAGCAGCAGCAGCGGCACGCCGACCGTCACCAGGACCAGCGGGTAGGTGACCAGTTGCAGCGGCACCAGCGCCAGGCCCAGCAGGGACAGCGGCACCCTGGCCAACGCCAGCGAGGCCCGGGTCAACCGCGCGCGCACCTCGCGCACCAGGTCGTGATCGGTCATGGTCGGGGATTCTCCCGGTCCGCCCCACCGGAGTCGGTGGGCTTAACCCCCCGATCAGTCGTTCACCGCGGCCGGCATCCGCCGCAGCTGCTCCAGCAGGCCGGGGTCCTGGAGCTGCATCCACTGGATCACCTCGGTGTAGGTGGCGCACACCGTCTCCGGCCGCGCGCACACCTCGCGCATGAAGTCCTCCACGGCACCGCTGAACGCGCCGCCCGCCCAGTCGTTGAAGTGGTTGCCCACCACCACCGGCGCCCGGTTGCCGTTGAGCGCCGCCTGGTAGACCGAGCGGTAGGTGTCCAGCACGACCTGCCTGAAGTCCGCGGCCCGCGCGGGCTCCTCCTTGGCGCCGTTCAGCGCGTACCAGAGGTTGTAGTCCATCATCACGACCTGCTTGCCCAGGGCGGGCACGCGCACCTCGGGCATGGGGAACTCCCACAGCCCGTCGCGCACCGACGGCCACACCACGCCCAGGCTCACCTGGCTGGTGTCGTAGACCAGGCCGTGCTGCCGCATGGCCGGGAACGCCTGGCCCCAGTCGCCCTCCAGGCACGGGGTGCGCCCGCCGCGCACGGCCGCCGGGTCGAGCCGGAACCCCTGCTGCCGGGCCCGCTCCACGATCGCGAAGAACTGGTCCAGCTCGCGGTCCCACTGCTCGGTGGTCCACCGGCCCACGCTCGGCTCGTCGCCCTCGCAGTAGTGGCCGTTGTAGTGGGTGCCGACCTCGTGGCCGGCGGCGATGGCGTCGTTGAGGTAGCCGATCCGCAGCGCCACGTCCGCGGCCGAGCCGCCGAAGCCGATCGACGAGTAGCCGGGCCGGTGGCCCGGCCCGGTGTAGCTGCCCGCGCTGCTGTCGGGGATCAGGTACACGCCCGACAGCAGGCCGGTGACGTGCGCGCGGACCTCTCGGGCCAGCGGCATGACCCGGTCCCAGTGCGGCTTGGAGGCGGCGCCGTCGAAGGAGAAGAGCACGAACTGCGGCGGTTTCTCACCGGGGAGCACCCGGCGCATCCAGGCGGGCGGGTTCGCCGGCTGCGGCACGGTCGGCGGCGGTGCGGTGCTGCTGCCGGTGGTGGAGCGCGGCGCCATCGGCAGCGGGGCGGCCAGGTCGCCCGGGTCGCGGGTCGGCCCGGGGTCCCGGGCACCCATGACGGCCAGGACCGCCAGGGTCAGTGCCAACGCCACGCCCGTGCCCGCCCAACCCCATCGCTTCACACAACCAAGGACGACCGGGTGCGGCCGCGGGTTGCCCCCGCGCCGCCCGCCCGCCTGTGCGTTGCCCGCCCGCGCACTGCCCGCCCGCGCGCCACCGGGTCGCGCGCCACCCGCCTTCGCGCCACCGGGCGGTGATGTCCTCGAACGACGGGTCGGGTCACGCCACCGGGGTCGCGGTGACCACCTGGTTCTCCTCGTAGCCGGTGGCGCCGCCGACCCAGCGCCCGCCGCAGGTCACCAGCACCAGGCGGTGGCCGCCGCGCGGCCCGAACAGCTCCACGGCGCGGCCCGGCAGGGCGTCCTTGCGCACCGCCTCGACCGCGCTCACCCGGTAGGCGAACGACTTGCCCGCGGTGTCGACCACGGTCACGTCCTGGCCGACCCGCGCCCGCCACAGCTCGTCGAACGGGCCGGTGACGCCCTTCCAGTTCACGTGCCCGGCCAGCACCGTCGCACCCTCGGCCGCGCCGAGGTCCACGCCCCACCAGGTCGCCTCGCCGACGCCCTCGGGCACCGGCAGCACGCCGTCGGTGCCGACCTCCGCGCGGACCAGCGTGGCCAGGCCGCCCTGCGGCAGCCGGACCGTGCCGGGCTGCTGCCGAGGCGGCGGCGCGGGTTCGGCGGGCGGTGTCGCGGTGGTGGTGGGCGCGGTCGGCGAGGCGGGCGCGTTCGCCCCGGCGGGCATCCCGGCCGGGGGGCGCCCGTCCCGCGCGCTGTCGCCCAGCGGGTTCGGCACGACCGCGTCCGCCGGTGCCGGCGCCCCGGCCAGCACCACCCGCTCACCACCGGTCACGACGAGCGCGGCGGAGGCGAGCAGGGCCGCCACCGCCGCGCCGGTCAGCAGTGCCTTCACGACCGCGCGGTCGCCCTCCGCCGGGCCACCACGCCGAGCAGCGCCGCACCGACCAGGACCACGCCGCCGAAGCCGACGAGCGCGCCCGTGCGCAGCTCGGTGGTGTACGCGGCCCTGGCGACCACGCCCGAGCCCTCCGAGCCGGCCGGGATGGTGATGGGCACCACCGGTTTGTTCGGCTTGTTGGACATCGCCAGCACCAGCGTCTGCCCGGGCTCGACCCGGCCGCACGCCTTCGGCGGCGCGTTCGGGTCGAAGCTCTCCTCGTAGCCCTTGGCGGCGGCGACCTCGATCACGCAGACCTCCTGCGGCGTGCGCAGGTCCGGCACGGTGGCCAGGCCGTCGGCGCCGGTCTGGAGCACCACCGGCAGGCCCTCGGGCCCGGTCAGCGCGGTGTCGTCCTGCCGCTTGGCGGGCGACGTGCCGTCCGCCGCGGTGACCTTGAGGGTGGTGCCGGCGATGGCCTTGCCGGTCTCCGCGTCGGTCTTGCCGACCTGCACGATCCCCGGCGGCGTCTTCGCGGTGGTCGACGCGTTGGCGGTCAGCTCCTCCACGCCGCCGGTGGTGACGATGCGCTGCATGTCGTTGTTGTTCTGCGGCACGCGCACCTTCGGCCGCTGGGCCGGGCTCGCCAGCTTCACCGTGAACGACGGGTTCGGGCCGGTCGGCACGACCCGCACGCCCAGCGCCTTGCCGTCGCCCGGGGTGGTCAGCTGCTTGGTGGTCGAGCCGTCCGCGAGCGTGGCGTCGGTCAGCTCCACGGTGAACGGCGCGTTGGTGACCTGCCCGCCGCCGCTCCTGGTGACCTCCACCACCCAGGTGTCGGCGGTGCCGATGAGCTGCTGCTCCTTCGGCGCGGTCACCCTCGTGGCCCACGGGCCCCGGTTGGCCTCGGCGTCCGCCTTGAGCCGGTCCACGGCCTGCTGCGCGGCCGGGCTCTTGCGGCCGAGCGCGTCGTAGTGGAACTGCGAGTTGTAGGCGATGTGCCGGAAGTCGCTGTTCGGGTCGAGGCTCACGCCGCGGTCCGGGTCCGGGTAGGCGGTCCAGGTGTGCAGCAGGTGGGCCAGCGCGGCGGCCTCGTCGCCGGACTGGGTGTTGCCGTAGCGCAGGAGCAGGTAGGAGATGTTCGCCGCGGCCTCCTCGGACAGCGGCGCGCCGCCCTTGGACAGCAGCTCCGCCCCGTCGGTGTAGGGCTGGCCGCTGTCGGGCGCGAGCAGCGAGTACTGCACGCACCAGACCCGCTGCTTGTCGGCGCCCCACTCGTAGGAGCCGAGCCAGTCGGTGTTACCCGGTTTGCCCCGGTAGCCCTGGGCGTCGACGGCGATCCCGAGGCCCTCGATGACCTCGGCGTTCGCCACGGCGGGCATGGCGAGCGCGGCTAAACCGGCCGCCAACGCCACGCCGGCGAGTCGTTTCAACATGGTTGTCCGCAACCCCTCTGGTGGCGCGTCTGCACGAGCTGCCGCAGGCAGCCTTTCGGGTGTTGGATCACGTCGGCAAGCCTCCAGCGGGGTGGAAACCCCACTACGCTCCGCAGGCGGGTCGTGGAATGCGCGTCGACGGCCCGGGTAAAGTCACTTTTACCCGACGGGAACGAATCGACTCGTGTGGTCGTTGGACCCCGTGACGGCGTAAGAACGCCACAGGAGGACGAGGTGCGTACCAGCAGCAACCCCGCGTTCCGCAACCTGCCAACAGGGGGCGGTCACGGCAACTACGCAGGCTTCGGTCAGCCGTACCAGGCGCAGCCGTACGGCGGCTACCAGGGCGCGCCGCCGACCACCGGCGAGCGGCCCATCACCATCGACGACGTGGTCACCAAGACCGCGATCACGCTCGGCGTCACCCTGGTCACCGGCCTGATCTCCGCCTGGCTCGTGCTCACCAACGCCGTCAGCCCGATGGCGCTGGTCGTGCCCGGCATGATCGTGGGCCTGGTCGTCTCGCTGATCATCATCTTCAAGCGCACCCCGAGCGCGCCGCTGGTGCTGACCTACGCGGCGGCGGAAGGTCTCTTCCTCGGCGGCATCACCGGCGTGTTCGAGGCGTTCTTCCCGGGCATCGCCTGGCAGGCCATCCTCGGCACGTTCGGCGTGTTCGCGGCGATGCTCGTGGTCTACAAGACCGGTGCGATCCGCGTCACCCCGCGCCTGACCAAGTGGATCATCGGCGCGACCGTCGGCGTGCTCGTGCTGATGCTCGCCAACCTGGTCATGGGCCTGTTCGGCGTGAACCTGGGCCTGCGCGACGGCAGCCCGCTGGCGATCGTGTTCAGCCTGGTCGTCATCGGCATCGCGGCGTTCAGCTTCCTGCTGGACTTCGAGGCGGCCAACGAGATGATCCGCTCGGGCGTCCCGGCCAAGTGGGCCTGGTGGGCCGCGTTCGGCCTGATGACCACCCTGGTCTGGCTGTACCTGGAGATCCTGCGCCTGCTGTCCTACCTGCAGAGCAGCGACTGACCCGCGGCACGCGAACGAGAAGGGGCGCCCCGGAACCTCCGGGGCGCCCCTTTTTCCGCTTTTCCCACGCGCGTGTCCTCCACTCGGGCACCGCGTGTCCTCCGCTCGGGCACCGCGTGTCCTCCGCTCGGACACCGCGTGTCCTCCGCCGGAGGTCAGCTCAGGCGCTCGATCACCATCGCCATGCCCTGGCCGCCGCCCACGCACATGGTCTCCAGCCCGAACTGCTTGTCGTGGAACTGGAGCGAGTTGATCAGCGTCGTGGTGATCCGCGCCCCGGTCATGCCGAACGGGTGCCCCACCGCGATCGCGCCGCCGTTGACGTTGAGCCGGTCCAGGTCGATGCCCAGGTCGCGGTACGAGGGGATGACCTGCGCGGCGAACGCCTCGTTGATCTCGACCAGGTCGATGTCGCCGATCGACATCCCGGCCAGCGCCAGCGCGCGCCTGGACGCCTCGACCGGCCCGAGCCCCATGATCTCGGGGGACAGGCCGGACACGCCGGTGGACACGATGCGGGCCAGCGGCGTGATGCCCAGCTCCTCCGCCTTCGTGTCGCTCATGATCACCAGGGCCGCCGCGCCGTCGTTCAGCGGGCAGCAGTTGCCCGCGGTCACCCGGCCGTCCGGCCGGAACACCGGCTTGAGCCCGGAGACGCCCTCCAGGGTGACCCCGGCGCGCGGGCCGTCGTCGGCCGACACCACGGTGCCGTCCGGCAGCGTCACCGGCGTGATCTCCCGGGCCCAGAAGCCGTCGGCGATGGCCTTCTCGGCGAGGTTCTGCGACCGCACGCCGAACTCGTCCATCTCCTCCCGCGTCACGCCCTTGGCCAGCGCCAGGTTCTCCGCGGTCTGCCCCATGGCGACGTAGACGTCGGGCAGCGCGCCCGAGGTCCGCGGGTCGACCCACTCCGCCGCGCCCGACTGCGCCACCGCCGCCGTGCGCGCCTCGGCCTCGGCGAACAGCGGGTTGTGGGTGTCGGGCCACGAGTCCGAGGAGCCGCGCGCGAAGCTGGACACCGTCTCCACGCCGGCGCTGATGAACACGTCGCCCTCGCCGGCCTTGATGGCGTGCAGCGCCATCCGGGTCGTCTGGAGGCTCGACGCGCAGTACCGGGTCACGGTCGTGCCCGGCAGCTCGTCGTACCCGGCCAGCACGGCCACCACGCGCGCCATGTTGAAGCCCTGCTCGCCGCCGGGCAGGCCGCAGCCGAGCATGAGGTCGTCGATCTCGCGCGGGTCGAGCTGCGGCACCTTCGCCAGCGCCGCCTTGAGGACCTGCACGGTCAGGTCGTCGGCGCGCACGTCCTTGAGCGATCCCTTGCCCGCCCGGCCGATGGGCGACCGGGCGGCGGAGACGATCACGGCTTCCGGCATTACGGAACTCCTTTGTTTCGCCGCAACGTGTGACGTGCAGCCTAGTTAACGCTTGTTCAGCGCGGCCACCACTCGTGACGCAGGACGCCGCACAGCGGCGCCAGCAGGATCGAGGTCGCCGCCTCGTACCCCACCGCGCTCGGGTGGAACCGGTCGCGGCTGAAGTAGTCGGCCCGCCGGGTGAACTCGGGCGCCAGCACCTCGCCCATGGCCACCGCCGTGCCGCCCGCCCGCTCCACCTCCACCCGCTGCGCCCGCGCCAGCCGCGACGACCAGCCGCGTGCCACCGACCGCAGCGGCTCGGCGATCGGCCGCACCGTGCCCAGGTCCGGGCACGTGCCCACGACCACGCCCACCCCCGCCGCGCGCAGCCGCCGCACCTGCGCGCCCAGCAGCGCCGCCGACGCCGCGACCGACGTCCGGGTGGTCACGTCGTTCGCGCCGACGATCACCAGCGCCACGTCCGGCGGATCGGCCACCACCCGGTCCACCTGCGCGGGCAGGTCCCGCGTGGTCGACCCGGACACCGCGTGCGTCTCCAGCCGCACCGCCCGCCCGGTCTCGTCGGCCAGCCCGCGCGCCAGCAGCACCCCCGGCAGCTGGTCGGGCTCGTCCACGCCCAGGCCGGCGGCCAGTGAGTCGCCGAGCACCGCGAACCGCAGCGGCGCACCCGCCGCCGTCCCTCCTCCCGCCCCCACGCCTGTTCCCGCCCTCGCGCCCGATCCCGCACCGAGCCCCAGCCCCACGCCCGATCCCGCGCCCGCGCCTGATCCCGCGCCCGCGCCTGATCCCGCGCCCGCGCCTGATCCCGCGCCCGCGCCTGATCCCGCGCCCGCGCCTGATCCCGCGCCCGCGCCTGATCCCGCGCCCGCGCCTGATCCCGCGCCCGCGCCTGATCCCGCGCCCGCGCCTGATCCCGCGCCTGATCCCGTCCCCAGCCCCACCCCCGACTCCGGCTCGAAAACCCCGTCGGCCCGGGGTGGCGGCGCCGCCGGTACCCCGATCACCACCCGCGCCCGCCGCGACTGCTCGGTGAACAGCCCGTACGCCACACCCGTCAGACCGCCCAGCACCCCCGCCGCCGCGACCAGCCACCTCCTGTACCCCCGCATCCGCACCCACCCCTTCCTCGCCGTCCCATCGTCCACGCGGACGGGCGGGGTGCACGCGATATACCCTCAGCGGGTCATCCCAAGAAGTGGAAGGGCCGTCGTGGAGTACGTCGAGAGCGTCGTCGACCTGGTCGGCAACACGCCACTGGTGAAGTTGAACGCGGTCGCCGAAGGGCTCCGGCCTCTCGTCCTGGCCAAGGTGGAGTACCTCAACCCCGGCGGCAGCGTGAAGGACCGCATCGCGCTGCGCATGGTCGAGGCGGCCGAGCGCAGCGGCGCGCTCAAGCCCGGCGGCACCATCGTCGAACCCACGTCGGGCAACACCGGCGTCGGTCTCGCGCTCGTGGCCCAGCGGAAGGGCTACAAGTGCGTCTTCGTCTGCCCCGACAAGGTGTCGGTGGACAAGCGCAACGTGCTCAAGGCGTACGGCGCCGAGGTCGTGGTGTGCCCGACCGCCGTGCCGCCGGAGCACCCCGACTCCTACTACAACGTCTCCGACCGGCTGGTCGCCGAGATCCCCGGCGCCTGGAAGCCCAACCAGTACGCCAACCCGGAGAACCCGGCGAGCCACTACCACGGCACCGGCCCCGAGCTGTGGCGGCAGACGGAGGGCCGGATCACGCACTTCGTCGCGGGTGTCGGCACCGGCGGCACCATCTCCGGCACCGGCCGCTACCTCAAGGAGGTCTCCGGGGGCCGGGTGAAGGTGATCGGCGCCGACCCCGAGGGCTCGGTCTACTCCGGCGGCACCGGCCGGCCGTACCTGGTCGAGGGCGTGGGCGAGGACTTCTGGCCCGCCGCCTACGACCGGGACATCTGCGACGAGATCATCGCGGTCTCCGACGCGGACTCCTTCGAGCTGACCCGGCGGCTGGCCCGCGAGGAGGGCCTGCTGGTCGGCGGGTCGTGCGGGATGGCCGTCGCGGCGGCGCTGCGGGTGGCCGAGCAGGCCGGCCCCGACGACGTCGTGGTGGTGCTGCTGCCCGACGGCGGCCGCGGCTACCTGTCCAGCGTGTTCAACGACAAGTGGATGGCGCAGTACGGCTTCCTGTCGCCCGACACGGCCGGCGCGACCGTCGGCGACGTGCTGCGGCGCAAGGACGGCACCATGCCCGACCTCGTGCACGGCCACCCCAACGAGACCGTCGCCGAGGCCGTGGCGATCATGCGCGAGTACGGCGTGTCCCAGATGCCCGTGGTCAACGCCGAGCCGCCGGTGATGGCCGCCGAGGTCGCCGGCGCGGTCAACGAGCGGGACCTGCTCGACGCGCTGTTCACCGGGAAGGCCCAGCTCGCGGACCCGCTGGAGAAGCACATGTCGCCCAAGCTGCCGACCATCGGCGCGGGCGAGTCGGTCGGCTCCGCCATGCAGGCTCTGT
This portion of the Saccharothrix syringae genome encodes:
- a CDS encoding polysaccharide deacetylase family protein; the encoded protein is MKRWGWAGTGVALALTLAVLAVMGARDPGPTRDPGDLAAPLPMAPRSTTGSSTAPPPTVPQPANPPAWMRRVLPGEKPPQFVLFSFDGAASKPHWDRVMPLAREVRAHVTGLLSGVYLIPDSSAGSYTGPGHRPGYSSIGFGGSAADVALRIGYLNDAIAAGHEVGTHYNGHYCEGDEPSVGRWTTEQWDRELDQFFAIVERARQQGFRLDPAAVRGGRTPCLEGDWGQAFPAMRQHGLVYDTSQVSLGVVWPSVRDGLWEFPMPEVRVPALGKQVVMMDYNLWYALNGAKEEPARAADFRQVVLDTYRSVYQAALNGNRAPVVVGNHFNDWAGGAFSGAVEDFMREVCARPETVCATYTEVIQWMQLQDPGLLEQLRRMPAAVND
- a CDS encoding MSCRAMM family protein — its product is MPAVANAEVIEGLGIAVDAQGYRGKPGNTDWLGSYEWGADKQRVWCVQYSLLAPDSGQPYTDGAELLSKGGAPLSEEAAANISYLLLRYGNTQSGDEAAALAHLLHTWTAYPDPDRGVSLDPNSDFRHIAYNSQFHYDALGRKSPAAQQAVDRLKADAEANRGPWATRVTAPKEQQLIGTADTWVVEVTRSGGGQVTNAPFTVELTDATLADGSTTKQLTTPGDGKALGVRVVPTGPNPSFTVKLASPAQRPKVRVPQNNNDMQRIVTTGGVEELTANASTTAKTPPGIVQVGKTDAETGKAIAGTTLKVTAADGTSPAKRQDDTALTGPEGLPVVLQTGADGLATVPDLRTPQEVCVIEVAAAKGYEESFDPNAPPKACGRVEPGQTLVLAMSNKPNKPVVPITIPAGSEGSGVVARAAYTTELRTGALVGFGGVVLVGAALLGVVARRRATARS
- a CDS encoding SagB family peptide dehydrogenase, with the translated sequence MRAKVAEHATLFYQDGVVVWDDYLHHRQFAISETAELLCRKFAEFTDVDELLAPLADADRAALRALVDELVEKGVLVVEGSPRHREEARLLAGWGEWGLAARHFHFASRTLGDAPYQDADEHDAALDAKLAVRPPPSPFRSLGGTAVLLPPPADEPSWGARGLRDVLLARRTTREFGPGPLSLTRVADLLAVLGAPSPARSRIGRSGTVFKTSPSGGGRHPVELYAHVRDVEVLAPGWYHYDGLAHALEPLGVAWDQDEMARAAGDQDWVGRAPLVIAYTGVLERTSWRYDTARAYRVVQMDVGHLSQTAYLVATAMGFGIGFTAALRDELLEEALRCDAYHEAVLGMSAVGPLPE
- a CDS encoding Bax inhibitor-1/YccA family protein, translating into MRTSSNPAFRNLPTGGGHGNYAGFGQPYQAQPYGGYQGAPPTTGERPITIDDVVTKTAITLGVTLVTGLISAWLVLTNAVSPMALVVPGMIVGLVVSLIIIFKRTPSAPLVLTYAAAEGLFLGGITGVFEAFFPGIAWQAILGTFGVFAAMLVVYKTGAIRVTPRLTKWIIGATVGVLVLMLANLVMGLFGVNLGLRDGSPLAIVFSLVVIGIAAFSFLLDFEAANEMIRSGVPAKWAWWAAFGLMTTLVWLYLEILRLLSYLQSSD
- a CDS encoding DUF885 domain-containing protein, yielding MATTAELADELLDLIFRNSPVGATVVGVTGYDHLLADHSRAAEESQRALALDIAERARALPADDDPVTRAVVVQQAGALVDWLDARQVEYTVTDLYVAPASEALTVLPMTVPSGPDSEQAYLDRLAAIPTYLRTVAERHLEGAAAGRTPVRHLVDNAVAHLDRYLGAAEDPLARPQGGEAFTARRDRLLASVVRPAVAAYRDVLASLAGRPEDRVGVGLLPGGEEVYAALTRFHTTTSRTPEELHRTGLDLVAALAEEYAEVGERVFGTGDVAEVFRRMRTDPELRWGSAEELLGAAREAVARAEGAAPRWFGRLPGQVCRVEPVPEADAPGQPMAFYAPPSLDGARPGTYFANTHRVEERFRYQAEATAFHEAVPGHHFQFCLAQQLTELPALRRFAVVNAYTEGWGLYTERLADEMGLYSSDVARLGMLALDSMRAGRLVVDTGLHAHGWSRQRAVDYLLEHTPMARVEVENEVDRYIAAPAQALSYMVGRLEIQRLRAAAEGALGGRFDVRAFHDLLLGGGPLPLAVLDDVVTAWVRELS
- a CDS encoding sensor histidine kinase, with the protein product MTDHDLVREVRARLTRASLALARVPLSLLGLALVPLQLVTYPLVLVTVGVPLLLLSTALARRYTGHHRGWAAGVLGTGIPSPYRRPANRGPMTRVRTVATDPATWRDLAFLPVNAVVGTLCGVLPLALWLGGAFGFAAPLLWLNGAREVEYSLIDADTPGNVVLAPLLGVAYLVLAWWATDRVEHLHARVARWLLAPGARAALTDRVRELADSRADAVDARAAELRRIERDLHDGAQARLVSLGMSLGMAEELMARDPEAARELLAEARESSSLALAELRGLVRGIHPPVLADRGLDGALRALALAHPLPVSVDLELAGRPEPPVESAAYFAVAEALTNVAKHSGATGAWVRVRHEGGRLALMIGDDGRGGAVPTEGGGLLGVERRLGAFDGTLGVASPVGGPTIVTMELPCALSSVKTSSSSGTA
- a CDS encoding class F sortase; protein product: MKALLTGAAVAALLASAALVVTGGERVVLAGAPAPADAVVPNPLGDSARDGRPPAGMPAGANAPASPTAPTTTATPPAEPAPPPRQQPGTVRLPQGGLATLVRAEVGTDGVLPVPEGVGEATWWGVDLGAAEGATVLAGHVNWKGVTGPFDELWRARVGQDVTVVDTAGKSFAYRVSAVEAVRKDALPGRAVELFGPRGGHRLVLVTCGGRWVGGATGYEENQVVTATPVA
- a CDS encoding LuxR C-terminal-related transcriptional regulator produces the protein MRVVLGEDLVLLRDGLIRLLRAHDFDVVEAVDSGPALLDALVAHRPDVAVVDVRLPPTFTDEGLRAAITARRRVPGLPVLVLSQYVEQLYARELLSDRAGGVGYLLKDRVSDVRRFVDAVRRVASGGTAMDPEVVTQLLARGARDRSLGTLTPREREVLALMAEGRSNAAIAARLFVTEKAIGKHIANIFGKLDLPLSEDDNRRVLAVLTYLEAV